The Deltaproteobacteria bacterium genome contains the following window.
TGGCATAGCCGAAAGATACATTGAACCTCTCATGTAGGTGGACGTAGAGCAGTTTTGATGCAACTTCTGTTGAAGTTGCGGCAATAACTGATACAATGAGCCGGAAATTTGAAAATTTGCAATGAGTTGGAGAAAAGGCGTGCAGAGCGAGGAACTAAATTTTAGTACGGTGGATTCCATGGCAGAACCAGACGAGGCGGTTTTGGCGCTCGATTTGATGCGTAGTTTGGAGGGTATTCGAGAGCTCAAAGAGAAGGGATTTCAGGCCTTATCGGCCAAAAAGGGAGAAATAATACTCGACCTCGGCTGTGGCACTGGTGAGGATGTAGTAGTTTTCGCAAAAAAAGTTGGACAAACGGGAAAAGTCGTCGGCACGGATTGTAGCGAGGTGATGATTAGAACGGCCCAAAGTCGCCAATCTGATGACCAGCTTTCGACGGAATATGTCGTTAGCGACGCCCACGCATTGAAATTTGCCGATAACTCATTTAATGCAGTTTGGTGCGATCGCATATTACAGCACGTGGAAGATCCATTTTCGGCGATAAAAGAAATATACCGAGTGCTAATTCCAGGAGGGAGAGCAGTTCTAATGGATGCAGATTGGGGCACTTTGGTTATCGATCATCCCGACCGCAGTGTCACGAGAACCCTAGTAAATATGTTTTGCGATGCCATAAAGAACGGTTGGATGGGGCGGCAATTATATCGACTTTGCCAAGAAGCTAGACTCAATGCGTATACGCCCTTTACGAGCACAGTCGTTGGAACTGATATAAAACCCTTGTTAAATCAAGTTGGATTTGGC
Protein-coding sequences here:
- a CDS encoding methyltransferase domain-containing protein, with the translated sequence MSWRKGVQSEELNFSTVDSMAEPDEAVLALDLMRSLEGIRELKEKGFQALSAKKGEIILDLGCGTGEDVVVFAKKVGQTGKVVGTDCSEVMIRTAQSRQSDDQLSTEYVVSDAHALKFADNSFNAVWCDRILQHVEDPFSAIKEIYRVLIPGGRAVLMDADWGTLVIDHPDRSVTRTLVNMFCDAIKNGWMGRQLYRLCQEARLNAYTPFTSTVVGTDIKPLLNQVGFGEMARAAFRNGLLAQPVVDEWINAVELANEQGGCVFSLTLFGVMAEKPGI